A window of Campylobacter lari subsp. lari contains these coding sequences:
- the dnaA gene encoding chromosomal replication initiator protein DnaA translates to MNIKDFLLEFKTEISNNEYNTYISHLQFSEKLSKNNILVFIAPNHFLAKFIQTKYAQKLAYFYEVKTGINPQVKIITNNQKIEKKHFSTDISQIKFQSTILNPSFTFESFVVGDSNQFAYATCKAITDKSKLGKLYNPIFIYGPTGLGKTHLLQAVGNVCLDNGYKVIYATSDNFINDFTMHLNNKTMSKFHEKYKNCDVLLIDDVQFLGKTDKIQEEFFFTFNEIKEKFGQIIMTSDNPPNMLKGITERLKSRFANGIIADITPPQLDTKIAIIKKKCEFNAIYLKPEVISYIATSMGDNIREIEGMITNLNAQARLFNQEITLEIVKSFMKDHIKETKENISVEDILADVSKSYNLKPNDIKSNKKTQNIVMARRVVIFLARELTTMSMPQLARFFNMKDHTAISHNIKKIQELMSENENLKAIVEELRNKILTKIKSTL, encoded by the coding sequence ATGAATATAAAAGATTTTTTACTTGAGTTTAAAACTGAAATTAGCAATAACGAATACAATACTTACATTTCTCACTTACAATTTAGTGAAAAGTTAAGTAAAAATAATATCTTAGTATTTATAGCACCAAATCATTTTTTAGCTAAATTTATACAAACAAAATACGCACAAAAATTAGCTTATTTTTATGAAGTAAAAACAGGAATTAATCCTCAAGTTAAAATCATCACAAATAATCAAAAAATAGAGAAAAAACATTTTTCTACAGATATTTCACAAATTAAATTTCAAAGTACTATTTTAAATCCTTCTTTTACTTTTGAAAGCTTTGTTGTAGGAGATTCTAATCAATTTGCCTATGCAACTTGCAAAGCCATAACCGATAAAAGCAAACTTGGAAAATTATATAATCCTATCTTTATCTATGGCCCTACAGGACTTGGAAAAACTCACTTGCTTCAAGCTGTTGGAAATGTATGCTTAGATAATGGATATAAGGTTATTTATGCTACAAGTGATAATTTTATCAATGATTTTACCATGCATTTAAATAACAAAACCATGAGTAAATTCCATGAAAAATATAAAAATTGTGATGTTTTACTTATCGATGATGTGCAATTTTTAGGTAAGACTGATAAAATCCAAGAAGAATTTTTCTTCACTTTTAATGAAATCAAAGAAAAATTTGGACAAATCATCATGACAAGCGATAATCCCCCAAATATGCTAAAAGGCATAACAGAACGCTTAAAAAGTCGTTTTGCAAATGGAATTATCGCAGATATCACTCCACCTCAACTTGATACAAAAATCGCAATTATTAAGAAAAAATGCGAATTTAATGCTATTTATCTCAAACCTGAAGTCATAAGTTATATCGCTACTTCAATGGGAGATAATATCCGAGAAATCGAAGGTATGATCACTAACTTAAATGCTCAAGCAAGACTTTTTAATCAAGAAATTACTTTAGAAATCGTTAAAAGCTTTATGAAAGATCACATTAAAGAAACAAAAGAAAATATCAGTGTTGAAGATATACTTGCTGATGTTTCAAAAAGCTATAATCTTAAACCTAATGATATAAAATCAAATAAAAAAACACAAAATATCGTTATGGCAAGAAGGGTTGTGATATTTTTAGCAAGAGAGCTAACGACTATGTCTATGCCTCAACTTGCTAGATTTTTTAATATGAAAGATCACACCGCCATTTCACATAATATTAAAAAAATTCAAGAACTAATGAGTGAAAATGAAAACTTAAAAGCCATAGTAGAAGAATTAAGAAATAAAATTTTGACAAAAATAAAAAGCACCCTGTGA
- the dnaN gene encoding DNA polymerase III subunit beta, whose translation MKISVNKNTLESAIVLTNSYVDKKDSSNIASHLLFEVVDDKLIIRASDYEIGINYKIKKIKVENSGFATANAKSILDIIKSLNNEDVILETIENFLFIRQKGTKYKLPMFNYEDFPNFPSTEGKDKFDIDSSDLSRSLKKILPAVDTNNPKYSLNGALLDIKTTHINFVGTDTKRLAVFTLNKTSEKEFNLCIPKKAILEMQKIFFEKIEIYYDENMLIAKNDNFEFFTKLINDKFPDYERVIPKNITKEFIFKTEDFQDALKKINVITEKMKLIFHKDKLVFEGISLDNMEAKTELEMELNVDEEFNLCIKNKFITDFLNSIESETFKLSINEPHMAFLVSSEELQTVIMPVIL comes from the coding sequence ATGAAAATTAGCGTAAATAAAAACACTCTTGAATCAGCTATAGTTTTAACAAATTCTTATGTTGATAAAAAAGACTCTAGTAATATAGCTTCACATTTACTTTTTGAAGTAGTTGATGATAAATTAATTATAAGAGCAAGCGATTATGAAATAGGAATTAATTATAAAATTAAAAAAATTAAAGTAGAAAATTCAGGATTTGCAACAGCTAATGCAAAAAGTATATTAGATATTATCAAAAGCTTAAATAATGAAGATGTTATTTTAGAAACTATAGAAAATTTCCTTTTTATTAGACAAAAAGGAACCAAATATAAACTTCCTATGTTTAATTATGAAGATTTTCCAAATTTCCCAAGCACTGAAGGAAAAGATAAATTTGATATTGACTCAAGTGATTTAAGTAGATCTTTGAAAAAAATCTTACCAGCAGTAGATACAAATAATCCAAAATATTCACTAAATGGTGCATTACTTGATATAAAAACAACACATATTAATTTTGTAGGAACAGATACAAAACGTTTAGCTGTTTTTACTTTAAATAAAACAAGTGAGAAAGAATTTAATCTTTGTATTCCTAAAAAAGCTATTTTAGAAATGCAAAAAATATTTTTTGAAAAAATAGAAATTTATTATGATGAAAATATGCTTATAGCAAAAAATGATAATTTTGAATTTTTTACAAAACTTATTAATGATAAATTCCCTGATTATGAAAGAGTTATCCCAAAAAATATCACAAAAGAATTTATTTTTAAAACTGAAGATTTTCAAGATGCATTGAAAAAAATCAATGTAATTACTGAAAAAATGAAATTAATTTTTCACAAAGATAAACTTGTGTTTGAAGGTATTAGCTTAGATAATATGGAAGCAAAAACTGAACTTGAAATGGAACTTAATGTAGATGAAGAATTTAATCTTTGCATAAAAAATAAATTCATTACAGACTTTTTAAATTCTATAGAAAGTGAAACATTTAAACTTAGTATAAATGAACCTCACATGGCATTTTTAGTTTCAAGTGAAGAATTACAAACTGTTATTATGCCAGTAATTTTATAA
- the gyrB gene encoding DNA topoisomerase (ATP-hydrolyzing) subunit B — MQENQNYNAGNIKVLKGLEAVRKRPGMYIGDTNIGGLHHMIYEVVDNSIDEAMAGFCDTINVEITTEGSCIVSDNGRGIPVGMHPTENMPTLTVVLTVLHAGGKFDKDTYKVSGGLHGVGVSVVNALSKKLVATVHRDGEIYRQEFSEGKVTSDFETIGTSKKTGTIIEFWPDDQIFEITNFDYEILAKRFRELAYLNPKITINFKDNRIGKAESFHFEGGISQFVTDLNKKQALTKAIFFNVDEEDVNVEVALLYNDSYSENLLSFVNNIKTPDGGTHEAGFRMGLTRVISNYIEANASAREKDSKITGEDVREGLIAVVSVKVPEPQFEGQTKGKLGSSYVRPIVSKASFEYLTKYFEENPIEAKAIMNKALMAARGREAAKKARELTRKKETSSVGTLPGKLADCQSKDPSESEIYLVEGDSAGGSAKQGRERTFQAILPLRGKILNVEKARLDKILKSEQIQNMITAFGCGIGDEFDIEKLRYHKIIIMTDADVDGSHIQTLLLTFFFRFMNELVANGHIYLAQPPLYRYKKGQKKEIYLKDEKALNDYLIETGIESSNYEGIGLNDLKDFLKIVAAYKNVLKELEKRFNVISVIRYLIENPDFIKASNEELFKVVKEFLEKQNHNILNSYINESEIRLYVQTENGLEELIINDDLFTNPLYEEANYIYQKIKDRDLKFDKDILEILDDVEKNAKKGAYIQRYKGLGEMNPDQLWETTMDPNNRRLLKITIEDAQRADETFNLFMGDDVEPRREYIQAHAKDVKHLDV; from the coding sequence ATGCAAGAAAATCAAAATTATAATGCTGGAAATATAAAGGTTTTAAAAGGCTTAGAAGCTGTTAGAAAACGCCCAGGTATGTATATAGGAGATACAAACATAGGTGGGCTTCATCATATGATTTATGAAGTAGTTGATAATTCTATAGATGAAGCTATGGCAGGTTTTTGTGATACTATAAATGTAGAAATTACCACTGAGGGTTCTTGTATAGTTAGTGATAATGGTAGAGGAATTCCTGTTGGAATGCATCCTACTGAAAATATGCCTACTTTAACCGTTGTTTTAACCGTTTTACACGCAGGTGGTAAATTTGATAAAGATACTTATAAAGTTAGTGGTGGTTTACACGGGGTTGGTGTAAGTGTTGTTAATGCTTTATCAAAAAAATTAGTTGCTACAGTGCATAGAGATGGTGAAATTTATAGACAAGAATTTTCAGAAGGAAAAGTAACAAGTGATTTTGAAACCATAGGAACTAGTAAAAAAACAGGGACTATTATAGAATTTTGGCCAGATGATCAAATATTTGAAATAACTAATTTTGATTATGAAATTTTAGCAAAAAGATTTAGAGAACTTGCATATTTAAACCCAAAAATAACTATAAATTTTAAAGACAATCGCATAGGAAAAGCAGAAAGTTTTCATTTTGAAGGTGGTATAAGTCAATTTGTAACAGACTTAAATAAAAAACAAGCTTTAACTAAGGCTATATTTTTTAATGTAGATGAAGAAGATGTAAATGTAGAAGTTGCTTTACTTTACAATGATAGTTATAGTGAAAATTTACTTTCTTTTGTAAACAATATTAAAACTCCAGATGGTGGAACTCACGAAGCTGGTTTTAGAATGGGTCTTACAAGAGTAATAAGTAATTATATAGAAGCAAATGCTAGTGCTAGAGAAAAAGATTCTAAAATCACAGGTGAAGATGTAAGAGAAGGTTTGATAGCTGTTGTTAGTGTAAAAGTTCCTGAACCTCAATTTGAAGGACAAACCAAAGGAAAATTAGGCTCAAGCTATGTTCGTCCTATAGTTTCTAAGGCTTCTTTTGAATATTTAACAAAATATTTTGAAGAAAATCCTATAGAAGCAAAAGCTATAATGAATAAAGCTTTAATGGCTGCTCGTGGTAGAGAAGCTGCGAAAAAAGCAAGAGAATTAACAAGAAAAAAAGAAACTTCAAGTGTAGGAACTTTACCTGGAAAATTAGCTGATTGTCAAAGTAAAGATCCAAGTGAGAGCGAAATTTATTTAGTTGAGGGTGATAGTGCTGGAGGTTCAGCAAAACAAGGTAGAGAAAGAACTTTTCAAGCTATTTTACCTTTAAGAGGAAAAATACTTAATGTTGAAAAAGCAAGACTTGATAAAATTTTAAAAAGCGAACAAATTCAAAATATGATCACAGCTTTTGGTTGTGGAATAGGAGATGAATTTGATATAGAAAAATTAAGATATCATAAAATCATCATCATGACCGATGCTGATGTAGATGGTTCTCATATACAAACTTTGCTTTTAACATTTTTCTTCCGTTTTATGAATGAACTTGTAGCAAATGGACATATTTATCTAGCTCAACCACCTTTATACCGCTATAAAAAAGGACAAAAAAAAGAAATTTATTTAAAAGATGAAAAAGCTTTAAATGATTATCTAATAGAAACTGGTATAGAAAGTTCAAATTATGAAGGCATAGGCTTAAATGATTTAAAAGATTTTTTAAAAATAGTTGCTGCTTATAAAAATGTTTTAAAAGAATTAGAAAAAAGATTTAATGTAATTTCAGTGATTAGATATTTGATAGAAAATCCTGATTTTATTAAAGCTTCTAATGAAGAATTATTTAAAGTGGTAAAAGAATTTTTAGAAAAACAAAATCACAATATCTTAAATTCATATATCAATGAAAGTGAAATTCGTCTTTATGTGCAAACTGAAAATGGTTTAGAAGAGCTTATAATAAATGATGATTTATTTACAAATCCTTTATACGAAGAAGCAAATTATATTTATCAAAAAATTAAAGATAGGGATTTGAAATTTGATAAAGATATTTTAGAAATTTTAGATGATGTTGAAAAAAATGCTAAAAAAGGTGCTTATATACAGCGTTATAAAGGTCTTGGTGAAATGAATCCTGATCAACTTTGGGAAACTACTATGGATCCAAATAATCGTCGTTTATTAAAAATTACTATAGAAGATGCTCAAAGAGCTGATGAAACATTTAATCTTTTCATGGGAGATGATGTAGAACCACGCCGTGAATATATACAAGCACATGCTAAAGATGTTAAACATTTGGATGTTTGA
- a CDS encoding adenosine deaminase: MKTFLQNIPKVELHLHIEGSLEPKMMFELAKRNNITLKYKSEDEIKKAYDFSNLQDFLDIYYQGANVLQTKQDFYDLTFAYMKKCKEQNVVHTEIFFDPQTHTARNIPLKDVIEGIWQALQKAKEEFGISSFLIACILRHLSEEEGLKTLDELCLYKDKIKAIGLDSSELNNPPFKFKNLFQKAKEEGFLLVMHAGEEGSSEYIKQALELGVNRIDHGVRCQEDLELVKQLAKSQIPLTICPLSNIKLKVFQNMQEHNILKLLKQNLCVCVNSDDPAYFGGYILENFIALDETFKLSKDEVKKLCINAVNASFLNINEKEKLVKQIKAYK; the protein is encoded by the coding sequence ATGAAAACTTTTTTACAAAATATCCCAAAAGTAGAATTACACTTACACATTGAAGGCTCATTAGAGCCTAAAATGATGTTTGAATTAGCTAAAAGAAATAACATCACTTTAAAATATAAAAGTGAAGATGAGATTAAAAAAGCTTATGATTTTTCGAATTTGCAAGATTTTTTAGATATTTATTATCAAGGTGCAAATGTCTTACAAACCAAGCAAGATTTTTATGATCTAACCTTTGCTTATATGAAAAAGTGCAAAGAGCAAAATGTAGTTCATACTGAAATTTTCTTTGATCCTCAAACTCATACTGCTAGAAATATACCTTTAAAAGATGTTATAGAAGGAATTTGGCAAGCTTTGCAAAAAGCAAAAGAAGAATTTGGAATTTCAAGTTTTTTAATCGCTTGTATTTTAAGACATTTAAGTGAAGAAGAAGGCTTGAAAACTTTAGATGAACTTTGTTTATATAAAGATAAAATCAAAGCCATAGGACTTGATAGTTCTGAACTTAACAATCCTCCTTTTAAATTTAAAAATTTATTTCAAAAAGCTAAAGAAGAAGGCTTTTTGTTAGTTATGCATGCGGGTGAAGAAGGAAGTAGTGAGTATATCAAACAAGCTTTAGAGCTTGGTGTAAATAGAATTGATCATGGAGTAAGATGTCAAGAGGACTTAGAGCTTGTAAAACAATTAGCTAAAAGTCAAATTCCACTAACAATATGTCCTTTATCAAATATAAAATTAAAAGTTTTTCAAAATATGCAAGAACATAATATTTTAAAACTTTTAAAACAAAATCTCTGTGTTTGTGTAAATTCAGATGATCCTGCATATTTTGGTGGATATATCTTAGAAAATTTTATAGCCTTAGATGAAACTTTTAAGCTTAGTAAAGATGAGGTTAAAAAACTTTGTATTAATGCTGTAAATGCATCATTTTTAAATATAAATGAAAAAGAAAAGTTGGTAAAACAAATTAAGGCTTATAAATGA
- a CDS encoding HrgA protein codes for MKYSFLDLIKEVLSECEFPLSGNEIWNLALIKGYDKKLQSYKDGTLTKTPIHSLLAKVYTNLKKENSIFLIASKSPTKFWLKAREHELNSKKIEDIQKKEEKQKTKNHFHERDLHPLVVKFLYDNANFNLFSKTIFHEKSTRAKSGENEWIHPDIVGVHFPFKDYENDSFELFKNLNQISYKLYSFELKIRLDFSNLRQCYFQAVSNSSWANEGYLIALEYDEEILDELWRLNNAFGIGFIKLDVSDLNSSQIIIPAKEKLNLDLKTLDLLVYKNTDFKNFIENINKDINVGDYNRIGISFYDEILEDEEMEKYIIDKKIIIKEKQCDTVKKR; via the coding sequence ATGAAATATAGTTTTTTGGATTTAATCAAAGAAGTTTTGAGTGAGTGTGAGTTTCCACTTAGTGGTAATGAAATTTGGAATTTAGCTTTAATCAAAGGTTATGATAAAAAATTGCAAAGTTATAAGGATGGAACTTTAACTAAAACTCCTATTCATAGCTTATTGGCAAAAGTTTATACAAATTTAAAAAAAGAAAATTCTATTTTTTTAATAGCATCAAAAAGTCCTACAAAATTTTGGTTAAAAGCTCGTGAGCATGAGTTAAATTCTAAAAAAATAGAAGACATACAAAAAAAAGAAGAAAAACAAAAAACAAAAAATCATTTTCATGAAAGAGATTTGCACCCTTTAGTTGTTAAATTTTTATACGATAATGCTAATTTTAACCTTTTTAGTAAAACTATTTTTCATGAAAAAAGCACTAGGGCAAAAAGTGGTGAAAATGAATGGATACATCCTGATATTGTCGGAGTGCATTTTCCGTTTAAGGATTATGAAAATGATTCTTTTGAACTTTTTAAGAATTTAAATCAAATTTCTTATAAACTTTATAGTTTTGAACTTAAAATTAGACTTGATTTTTCAAATTTAAGGCAATGTTATTTTCAAGCTGTGAGTAATTCTAGTTGGGCTAATGAAGGATATTTAATAGCATTAGAGTATGATGAAGAAATTTTAGATGAACTTTGGAGATTAAATAATGCTTTTGGTATAGGATTTATCAAACTTGATGTGAGTGATTTAAATTCTTCTCAAATTATTATTCCAGCGAAAGAAAAATTAAATTTAGATTTAAAAACTTTGGATTTGTTAGTATATAAAAATACAGATTTTAAAAATTTTATAGAAAATATAAACAAAGATATAAATGTAGGTGATTACAACCGTATAGGAATTTCATTTTATGATGAAATTTTAGAAGATGAAGAGATGGAAAAATATATAATAGATAAAAAAATCATAATAAAGGAAAAACAATGCGATACGGTGAAAAAGAGATAA
- the queF gene encoding preQ(1) synthase: MRYGEKEIKEFDVENMEVWPNDAKNDYVIKITLPEFMCCCPRSGYPDFATIYLEYIPNKLVVELKAIKLYINTFMYRNVSHEASINEIYNTLKEKLDPKWIKVVGDFNPRGNVHTVIECRSDLVVPQ; the protein is encoded by the coding sequence ATGCGATACGGTGAAAAAGAGATAAAAGAATTTGATGTTGAAAATATGGAAGTTTGGCCAAATGATGCTAAAAATGATTATGTGATTAAAATAACTTTACCTGAGTTTATGTGTTGTTGTCCGCGTAGTGGGTATCCTGATTTTGCTACTATTTATCTTGAATATATACCAAATAAATTAGTAGTAGAGCTTAAAGCCATAAAACTTTATATCAATACTTTTATGTATAGAAATGTTTCACATGAAGCAAGTATTAATGAAATTTACAATACTTTAAAAGAAAAACTCGATCCAAAATGGATAAAAGTAGTAGGTGATTTTAATCCGCGTGGTAATGTGCATACTGTTATAGAATGTAGATCTGATTTAGTAGTGCCACAATGA
- the sorA gene encoding sulfite:cytochrome c oxidoreductase molybdopterin oxidoreductase subunit, with protein sequence MQDYLEQNSQEDRRGFLKNLGITLLGASALANVSLDNYFLGSKVLAKELDTFKIEGKKDVIYHGERPMTAETQIYALDSDFTKPENFFVRNNGVPPEMSKIKERMKQGWTLEIGGESVKTAKTYTLDELKKKFKHYTYALTLECGGNGRGEVIPSTKGTQWGYGAVACGRWTGVRLKDILEDCGVKDDAVYIGYYGIDTKLNGEESSPISRGVPIKKAMQEETLVAWAYEGKDIPWINGYPLRLVCGGYPASTSGKWLSKIVVRNKVHDGEKMDTSYKVPVNPVKPGDFTSKGEMKIIESMPVKSIITNIKNNDKVKANKKFEVRGKAWAGELEVKEVYVSNDYGVTWTKAKVEKPLNRLAWQKWSTQISIPSKGYYEIWARAVDSEGNSQPMVLAQWNPNGYINNACHRVNVYGV encoded by the coding sequence ATGCAAGATTATTTAGAACAAAATTCTCAAGAAGACCGTAGAGGATTTTTAAAAAATTTAGGTATTACTCTTTTAGGAGCTAGTGCCTTAGCAAACGTTTCACTTGATAATTATTTTTTAGGAAGTAAAGTACTTGCTAAAGAATTGGACACATTTAAAATCGAAGGTAAAAAAGATGTGATTTATCATGGGGAAAGACCTATGACAGCTGAAACACAAATTTATGCTTTAGATTCTGATTTTACTAAACCTGAGAATTTCTTTGTAAGAAATAATGGTGTTCCACCAGAAATGAGTAAAATAAAAGAAAGAATGAAACAAGGTTGGACACTTGAAATTGGCGGAGAAAGTGTAAAAACTGCAAAAACATATACTCTAGATGAGCTAAAGAAAAAATTCAAACATTATACCTATGCATTGACTTTAGAATGCGGTGGTAATGGAAGAGGTGAAGTTATACCTAGTACTAAAGGGACTCAATGGGGTTATGGAGCTGTTGCTTGTGGTAGATGGACAGGAGTTAGACTAAAAGATATTTTAGAAGATTGTGGTGTAAAAGATGATGCTGTTTATATAGGATATTATGGAATTGATACTAAATTAAATGGCGAAGAATCTTCTCCTATTAGTAGAGGTGTGCCTATTAAAAAAGCTATGCAAGAAGAAACTTTAGTTGCTTGGGCATATGAGGGCAAAGATATACCTTGGATTAATGGTTATCCACTTCGTTTAGTATGTGGAGGATATCCTGCAAGTACAAGTGGCAAATGGCTTTCAAAAATTGTTGTAAGAAATAAAGTTCATGATGGTGAAAAAATGGATACTTCTTATAAAGTTCCAGTAAATCCTGTAAAACCAGGTGATTTTACAAGTAAAGGTGAAATGAAAATCATAGAATCTATGCCTGTAAAATCTATCATAACAAATATCAAAAACAACGATAAAGTAAAAGCAAATAAAAAATTTGAAGTTAGAGGGAAAGCTTGGGCAGGTGAGTTAGAAGTAAAAGAAGTTTATGTAAGTAATGATTATGGTGTAACTTGGACTAAAGCAAAAGTTGAAAAACCATTAAACCGTCTTGCATGGCAAAAATGGAGCACTCAAATTTCAATTCCATCAAAAGGATATTATGAAATTTGGGCTAGAGCGGTTGATAGTGAAGGAAATAGTCAGCCTATGGTTTTAGCTCAATGGAATCCAAATGGATATATAAACAATGCTTGTCATAGAGTAAATGTTTATGGAGTATAA
- the sorB gene encoding sulfite:cytochrome c oxidoreductase monoheme cytochrome C subunit, which yields MFKKIALILCIGLTLSFAAEQPKVNPDTGLIIDSDSPLVEAHCLACHGSGLITNMRASKEAWLAAIRWMQASEGLWEIPANDEERILNYLTKYYGEKYDTRRRIPLVLLEK from the coding sequence ATGTTTAAAAAAATTGCTTTAATTTTATGTATAGGATTAACTTTATCTTTTGCAGCAGAGCAACCTAAAGTAAATCCTGACACAGGTTTGATTATTGATTCAGATTCACCTTTAGTAGAGGCACATTGTCTTGCTTGTCATGGATCAGGTTTGATAACAAATATGCGTGCAAGTAAAGAAGCTTGGCTTGCTGCAATTAGATGGATGCAAGCTTCTGAAGGTTTATGGGAAATTCCAGCTAATGATGAGGAAAGAATTCTTAATTATCTTACAAAATATTACGGAGAAAAATACGACACAAGAAGAAGAATTCCTTTAGTTTTATTAGAAAAATAA
- a CDS encoding outer membrane beta-barrel protein: MKLKIFSLVVCVALTSNLALADENSGLLLGIDAGWFHTKVKSDLDNTKNNKKFNGDLEGDVPVFGLKIGYRLSENHRLYGAYNYSSEFSDVINTTRLKIDGEFTTHKFLLGYDFTPKIFEKTRAVLGVYGGYARTDMTLKTSILSLSQDFDGYTYGAKIGALYELNQANEIEFGFKAEQTHYDTRNFSTANSSNFYDPKQTNYGLYLGYTYKF, translated from the coding sequence ATGAAATTAAAAATATTTTCTTTAGTTGTATGTGTTGCTTTAACTTCAAATTTAGCTTTAGCTGATGAAAATTCAGGTTTGCTTTTAGGTATTGATGCAGGATGGTTCCATACTAAGGTAAAATCTGATCTTGATAATACTAAAAATAATAAAAAATTTAATGGTGATTTAGAAGGTGATGTTCCTGTTTTTGGTTTAAAAATAGGTTATCGCTTGAGTGAAAATCATAGACTTTATGGTGCTTATAATTATTCAAGTGAATTTAGTGATGTAATCAATACCACAAGATTAAAAATTGATGGAGAATTTACTACACATAAGTTTTTACTTGGTTATGATTTTACTCCAAAAATCTTTGAAAAAACAAGAGCAGTTTTAGGTGTATATGGTGGTTATGCAAGAACGGATATGACTTTAAAAACAAGTATATTATCATTATCTCAAGACTTTGATGGTTATACGTATGGGGCAAAAATCGGTGCTTTATATGAGTTAAATCAAGCAAATGAAATTGAGTTTGGTTTTAAAGCTGAACAAACTCATTATGATACAAGAAATTTCAGCACTGCTAATTCATCAAACTTTTATGATCCTAAACAAACAAATTATGGTTTATATCTAGGATATACTTATAAATTTTAA
- a CDS encoding alkylphosphonate utilization protein gives MPKDANGTELNAGDSVSVVKDLKVKGASTTLKRGTTIKNIKLTNKDTEIEAKVDKFGVIVLKTEFLKKI, from the coding sequence ATGCCAAAAGATGCAAATGGAACCGAGCTTAATGCAGGTGATAGTGTAAGTGTTGTGAAAGATTTAAAGGTTAAAGGTGCAAGTACTACTTTAAAGCGTGGCACGACTATAAAAAATATTAAACTTACAAACAAAGACACTGAAATTGAAGCTAAAGTAGATAAATTTGGTGTGATTGTTTTAAAAACTGAATTTCTTAAAAAAATATAG
- the thyX gene encoding FAD-dependent thymidylate synthase translates to MKITLLNHTPLSVCSHATRTCWQSFDKGDCGGEKDKELIDRVGNKFKHASTLEHLNYTFYIQGISRACLQEVARHRHTSPSVKSTRYTLKELRNESEFKENDFENAKRYLVLTGNEVVDNASIKALENLRLILQNSISLDIAKYCLPESYKTELTLTINARSLQNFITLRSSKSALWEIRQLANALFENLPEEHQFIFKHCVYQEENSQD, encoded by the coding sequence ATGAAAATCACATTATTAAACCATACTCCACTTTCTGTATGCTCTCATGCAACAAGAACATGTTGGCAAAGTTTTGACAAAGGCGATTGTGGTGGCGAAAAAGATAAAGAATTAATCGATCGAGTGGGAAATAAATTTAAACATGCTTCAACCTTAGAGCATTTAAACTATACTTTTTATATACAAGGTATTTCAAGAGCATGCTTGCAAGAAGTCGCAAGACACCGCCATACTAGTCCTAGTGTAAAAAGCACAAGATATACTTTAAAAGAGCTAAGAAATGAAAGTGAATTTAAAGAAAATGACTTTGAAAATGCTAAAAGATACTTGGTATTAACCGGAAATGAAGTAGTAGATAATGCAAGTATCAAAGCTTTAGAAAATTTGCGTTTGATTTTGCAAAATAGTATTAGTTTAGACATAGCAAAATACTGCTTACCAGAAAGCTATAAAACAGAATTAACTTTAACGATTAATGCAAGAAGTTTGCAAAATTTTATTACTCTAAGAAGCTCAAAATCAGCCCTTTGGGAGATAAGACAACTCGCAAATGCTTTATTTGAGAACTTACCTGAGGAACATCAATTTATTTTTAAGCATTGTGTTTATCAAGAAGAAAATTCCCAAGATTGA